In Bacteriovorax stolpii, a single genomic region encodes these proteins:
- a CDS encoding site-specific recombinase, which translates to MLFNRLISIFRKYKQYEVDENKKTSLDLILNEVNPQSPLETRIEWLQKLVKWIRGTDLFEDAPEKAAATKIKYLFMVLERNSDKKEKIQKSLTLTLQELSSIEFFCEVGLPSQIGLIGELVDKLTEKILPKKPIGHQLSELMITLFPDEEDVQWLKSLDEQTLEKLTTLFDTNNETYPHLKSDIEEALIYLISQIVAIGLSPGIRKRIPHKRMKSLPFFYLSGKLNLYLKTKSENNNPALAQQLHEELLDLLMESQAAISEVYHHLDRFGVSTHLVFQLERMKLFLKRTHTLLDIVSTGHLTRTRISHFVAELVEQNLLQRNAMGIYSNNATLLAQKIIENNSQAGEHYIAKDKKEYVKMVKSAMGGGVLTALTVLLKNLLGMIGLNKFFYGAFSTINYAGSFLFIQMCGFTLATKQPAATAPALAKKLELAENREGIEAVTDEIVYITRTQIAAVFGNLAAVIPAILIINYICMSVTGHWLFSPDTAHYTLHSTDILGPTIIYGAFTGVLLWSSSVIAGWTTNWYSFHQLSYLITNNKKIKTILTADGAKKVAHFFDHEITGIAGSVSLGFLLGLMPEILKFIGIPLEVRHVTLSTGALTAAVSSLGVESLKSPEFVRAALGIVLIGFLNLSVSFLLALFVAFRAKKISSHRKALIFQSVLKRFYQKPFSFFIPKSST; encoded by the coding sequence ATGTTGTTCAATAGACTTATTTCAATCTTTAGAAAATACAAGCAATACGAGGTCGATGAAAATAAAAAAACTTCACTCGACCTCATCTTAAACGAAGTCAATCCTCAATCCCCTCTTGAAACCCGCATCGAATGGTTACAAAAGCTGGTAAAATGGATCAGAGGCACTGATTTATTTGAAGACGCTCCTGAAAAAGCGGCTGCAACAAAAATCAAATACCTCTTCATGGTTCTCGAACGCAATTCTGACAAAAAAGAGAAAATTCAAAAATCATTGACGCTTACACTTCAAGAGCTTTCATCAATTGAATTCTTTTGTGAAGTTGGTCTGCCATCTCAAATTGGTCTGATTGGCGAGCTTGTTGATAAACTCACGGAAAAAATACTTCCCAAAAAACCCATAGGTCACCAGCTCAGTGAATTAATGATCACACTTTTTCCTGATGAAGAAGATGTTCAGTGGTTAAAGTCACTGGATGAACAAACATTAGAAAAGCTCACGACTTTATTTGATACGAATAATGAAACTTACCCGCACTTAAAAAGTGATATCGAAGAAGCGCTCATATACCTGATCTCTCAGATCGTCGCGATAGGTTTAAGTCCAGGAATCAGAAAGCGCATTCCTCATAAAAGAATGAAGTCACTTCCATTTTTCTATCTTTCAGGGAAACTAAATCTTTATTTAAAAACCAAAAGTGAAAATAACAATCCGGCGCTCGCTCAACAGTTGCATGAGGAATTGCTTGATCTTCTCATGGAATCTCAAGCGGCCATTAGTGAAGTTTACCATCACCTGGATCGTTTTGGAGTAAGCACTCATCTGGTATTCCAACTAGAGAGAATGAAACTCTTCTTAAAAAGAACACATACGCTCCTGGACATTGTCAGCACAGGACATTTAACCAGAACGAGAATTTCTCACTTTGTCGCAGAATTAGTTGAACAAAACCTGTTGCAAAGAAATGCAATGGGGATTTACTCCAACAACGCCACTCTCCTTGCTCAAAAAATTATTGAAAACAACTCTCAGGCCGGCGAACACTATATCGCCAAGGACAAAAAAGAGTATGTAAAAATGGTTAAGAGTGCGATGGGCGGTGGAGTTTTAACAGCACTGACTGTCTTACTTAAAAACCTTTTAGGAATGATTGGGCTCAACAAGTTCTTCTATGGTGCTTTTTCTACAATCAATTACGCGGGAAGTTTTCTCTTTATTCAAATGTGTGGTTTTACGCTGGCAACCAAACAACCTGCGGCCACGGCTCCGGCACTCGCTAAAAAACTTGAATTGGCCGAAAACCGCGAAGGGATTGAAGCTGTTACGGATGAGATTGTTTATATTACCAGGACACAAATTGCAGCTGTTTTTGGAAACCTGGCCGCAGTTATCCCTGCCATTTTAATCATCAACTATATTTGCATGTCTGTAACCGGGCACTGGTTATTTTCTCCTGACACTGCCCACTACACTCTGCACTCAACAGACATTCTTGGCCCGACTATTATTTATGGAGCTTTCACGGGTGTGCTTCTGTGGTCATCAAGTGTTATCGCGGGTTGGACGACAAACTGGTATAGCTTTCACCAGTTAAGCTATCTGATTACTAATAATAAAAAGATCAAAACAATTCTGACTGCTGACGGCGCTAAAAAAGTTGCTCATTTTTTTGATCACGAAATTACCGGTATTGCCGGAAGCGTGTCTTTGGGATTTTTACTCGGATTGATGCCTGAAATTTTAAAATTTATCGGAATCCCACTTGAAGTTCGCCACGTCACCCTCTCAACAGGGGCCCTGACGGCAGCTGTTTCCTCGTTGGGTGTTGAATCCCTTAAAAGTCCAGAGTTCGTCAGAGCTGCCTTGGGTATTGTATTGATTGGTTTCCTAAACCTGTCAGTCAGTTTCCTCCTGGCACTGTTTGTAGCTTTTAGAGCGAAAAAGATTTCCTCACATAGAAAAGCACTGATCTTTCAATCAGTGCTCAAACGTTTTTATCAGAAACCGTTTTCGTTCTTCATACCGAAGTCCTCTACGTAG
- the lon gene encoding endopeptidase La, whose product MKTTHTIQSSEFLPTLVLKNTVLFPDVTLPVLVSKSVSLNALHRAIDTDKERRFVALTLKEGAEIDNIKSSDFYTVGTLCIVERIEKNERGESIAYVRSIERFEAKTIQFESAFNAWAAQGELVPDHKDLDAATEKALLTSLKEVSREILTSINATENFKRTLDDFKDAGLFTNVVAQHLPLIIAKKQEILELASVKNRSLKVLELLVEQREMIKVNNEMGLKISEKTSKAYRESILREQLRTIKEELGEGDPADESGEKKSLKDRIKEANLPKDVEKVALEQVNRYENMGQQNAESHVIRNYLELILALPWNEEAKGELDLDLAQKILDEEHFGLEKIKKHIVQHLAVMKLSPNKKGSILLFVGPPGVGKTSLGQSIAKALGRKFVRAALGGVRDDSDVRGHRRTYVGAMPGRIIEGIRRAKEKNPVFMLDEIDKLGRGYGGDPASALLEVLDPEQNSTFTDQYLDLPFDLSKVFFIATANSLDTIPAPLLDRMEIIQLSGYTTDEKLHIAKSHLFPKQLKEHGLTPEKVQISDEILTGVIADYTREAGVRDLQRKIARILRSVSEKVVKHADQEKFIVDNDMVEDVLGLDKNSYELAQSSATAGVVTGLAWTPVGGDILFIESAMMPGSGKIQLTGKLGEVMSESAHIGLSLVRSKLSKLVPGFDFSKTDFHIHVPSGSIPKDGPSAGITIFTALCSLVLGKVVDPKLAMTGEITLRGAVMPVGGIKEKLIAAHRAGIKRVILSKRNEKDLREVPAIVKQEMEFIFIENINELTQAVFGKMSPPHFYESLLGPPYVEDFGMKNENGF is encoded by the coding sequence ATGAAAACAACACATACAATACAGTCTTCAGAATTTTTACCAACCTTAGTGCTTAAAAACACCGTACTTTTCCCAGACGTGACCCTGCCGGTCCTCGTCTCAAAGTCGGTTAGTTTAAACGCACTACATCGCGCCATCGACACGGACAAAGAGAGACGTTTTGTTGCTCTGACTCTGAAAGAAGGCGCCGAAATCGACAATATTAAGTCTTCTGACTTCTATACAGTCGGAACCCTTTGTATTGTGGAGCGCATAGAGAAAAACGAGAGAGGCGAGTCCATTGCCTACGTTAGATCAATCGAGAGATTTGAAGCCAAGACGATTCAGTTTGAATCGGCCTTTAATGCATGGGCGGCGCAAGGAGAGCTCGTCCCGGATCATAAGGATCTCGATGCGGCTACGGAAAAGGCCTTGCTTACAAGTTTAAAAGAAGTCTCAAGAGAAATCTTAACTTCGATCAATGCGACCGAAAACTTTAAGCGCACCCTTGATGATTTTAAGGACGCAGGTCTCTTTACCAACGTCGTCGCCCAACACTTACCTTTGATCATTGCTAAAAAACAAGAAATCCTGGAGCTTGCTTCGGTGAAAAACCGTTCGCTAAAAGTTCTGGAACTTTTAGTTGAACAGCGTGAGATGATTAAAGTTAACAATGAAATGGGTTTAAAGATCTCTGAAAAAACCAGCAAAGCCTACCGTGAATCCATCCTGCGCGAACAACTCCGCACTATTAAGGAAGAACTTGGAGAAGGAGACCCGGCGGACGAATCCGGTGAAAAGAAATCTTTAAAAGACAGAATTAAAGAAGCGAATCTGCCTAAAGACGTCGAGAAAGTCGCTCTGGAGCAGGTGAACCGCTATGAAAATATGGGGCAGCAAAATGCAGAGTCTCATGTGATCAGAAACTATCTTGAACTTATTTTAGCTCTTCCATGGAACGAAGAGGCCAAAGGTGAACTTGATTTAGATCTTGCTCAAAAGATTTTAGATGAAGAGCACTTTGGTTTAGAGAAGATTAAAAAACATATTGTTCAGCATCTCGCTGTTATGAAACTTTCGCCGAATAAAAAAGGTTCAATCCTTCTTTTCGTCGGTCCGCCTGGTGTTGGTAAAACTTCACTCGGGCAAAGTATTGCAAAAGCTTTAGGGAGAAAATTTGTCCGTGCCGCCCTTGGTGGCGTGAGAGATGACTCTGATGTCAGAGGACATAGAAGAACCTATGTTGGAGCAATGCCAGGTCGAATTATCGAAGGAATCAGACGAGCAAAAGAAAAGAATCCGGTTTTTATGCTGGATGAAATTGATAAACTTGGTCGTGGATATGGTGGAGATCCGGCCTCAGCACTTCTTGAAGTCCTGGATCCGGAACAAAACTCAACATTTACCGACCAGTATTTAGATCTACCATTTGATTTATCAAAGGTGTTTTTTATTGCGACAGCAAACTCGCTGGATACAATCCCAGCTCCGTTACTGGATAGAATGGAAATTATCCAGCTTTCTGGTTACACGACAGATGAGAAACTACATATTGCAAAAAGCCACTTGTTTCCAAAGCAATTAAAAGAGCACGGATTGACTCCAGAGAAAGTTCAAATTTCAGATGAAATTTTAACAGGAGTTATCGCTGATTACACCCGCGAGGCCGGAGTGCGCGATTTACAAAGAAAGATCGCCCGCATCCTGCGCTCAGTGAGTGAGAAAGTGGTTAAACACGCGGACCAGGAAAAGTTTATCGTCGATAATGATATGGTGGAAGATGTCCTGGGATTGGATAAAAATTCTTATGAGCTGGCGCAATCAAGTGCAACGGCCGGAGTTGTCACAGGTTTAGCATGGACACCAGTTGGCGGAGATATTCTTTTTATCGAAAGTGCGATGATGCCGGGATCTGGAAAAATCCAGCTCACAGGTAAGTTGGGTGAGGTCATGAGTGAGTCAGCTCATATCGGTTTAAGTTTGGTGAGATCAAAACTTTCTAAACTGGTGCCGGGTTTTGATTTCTCGAAAACTGATTTCCACATTCACGTTCCGTCGGGATCAATCCCTAAAGATGGACCGAGTGCGGGGATCACGATCTTTACGGCCTTATGTTCATTAGTCCTTGGTAAAGTGGTTGATCCAAAACTCGCAATGACTGGTGAGATTACGCTCAGAGGAGCAGTGATGCCGGTTGGTGGGATCAAAGAAAAGCTGATTGCAGCTCATAGAGCTGGAATCAAGCGCGTGATCCTGTCGAAGAGAAATGAAAAAGATTTAAGAGAGGTTCCTGCGATTGTAAAACAGGAGATGGAATTTATCTTTATCGAAAATATTAACGAATTGACACAAGCTGTGTTCGGAAAAATGTCTCCCCCTCATTTTTACGAATCACTACTGGGGCCTCCCTACGTAGAGGACTTCGGTATGAAGAACGAAAACGGTTTCTGA